The nucleotide sequence TCCGGCACCGCGTGGCCGAGGCTTTTGCCGTCCAGCGTGGCATCCTTGATGGCGGCATTCCTGTCCTGCCCTACTCCCAGATCACCTTCGACCACACCGTCGACTTTCTCTCCCAGgtgatggggacacggggacagtgGGCACCTCTCAGGCTGATGGGTTGATGCTGGGGAGTCTTTAGCTCTGCTGGGGCAGcgatggggacacggggatggtGGGCACCTCTCAGGCTGATGGGTTGATGCTGTGGAGTCTTTAGCTCTGCTGGGACAGCGCAGGGGCTTTGGGCACCGCTGACTTCTCCTCTCCCCTTGGGTGCAGGAGGACCTGATGAACACCATCGGGGAGAGTGCGGCTCAGGGCGCTGCTGGCATCATCCTCTGGGGCAGCCTCAACGACAGCATGTCCAAGGTGAGTGTGGTGGGTGGCACTGCGCCACCGcctgcagggacccccccctTCCCTGGCCGCACAGGGCTGTGACACTGCTGTGTCATTGCAGGAGATGTGCCTGAGGCTGAAGGACTACGTGGACGGGCCCCTGGGCCACTACATCGTCAACGTGACGGCCAGCGCCGATCTGTGCAGCCGGAGCCTGTGCTCCGGCCAGGGCCGCTGCGTGCGCCAGGAGAACAAGCAGGGCTTCCTCCACCTCGATGCCTTCCGCTTCACAATCGACTTGCAAGCCGGCAAGCCCTGGCTGGTGGCCCAGAGCGTGGAGTCCGGTGACGATGTCTCCCGCCTGGCCGAGGAGTTCAGCTGCCAGTGCTATGACAAGTGGCAGGGACCCCGCTGCGACACCCAGGGCTTCGCCGAGTGacacccctctccccctcccccctgccagGGACAACGGGGTGGGCAAGGTGACACCATCCTGTGCCCCAGCACCCTCAGTGTGGGGTTGGGAACCCAAACACGAGGCTGCTAATAAAACCGGTAGGCACCCACAACCATCTCATTGTCTTCTGCCGTGGCATGTTTTGGGGCAGGAGGGTTCCCCAGTGACACCGGTGGTGCCTCATGAAGCTGCCAAGGGCTATGCATCGGGCCAGGGGGTCTCGGAGTGTAACACTTCaaagaagccagaaaaaaaagaggaacatttATGGGAAAAGCTGCAGGACAGGACAAATGGGAAAGGTTTATTATTCCAATGGTTTATTACCACCTCTTCTAAGCTCTGTTTCTTACTAAGTCTATTAAGCTCTATCTCTTAAGAACACTATTAATTAGACACCGTTGACTTGCTGACGACTCTCTGTGTTCTCTCTAGTATGTGCCGTGCTGGGGTCCAACAGCGTTGCCTgcatctgcagggctggggctgcaggtgcAGGTGGGGCAGTGGCGGACTCTGGGGCTTTGGCCGTGGGGTGGCCTTGGCTTCGGCAGAGCTGAGGCTGCTGCCAGCACGGGCATCACAAAACACGGAGCAGCGTGCTGGAGGCCATGTGGGGTTTGGCTGCCTGGTGGTGTTAGAAAGAAGAGGGCCAGAGGGGTGAACCTCTCGATGCCTGCTGCTCTGGCAGGCTCTGGAAGCCTGGGAGCAGCTGCCAGTGGAGATGGATGGGCGCTGCTGAGGCCGGGAGGTGCTTCAGCCCGTCGCTTGGTGGGTGCGATCATCATGGGTGGAGACGCCTGCGTGTCCCTTGCAGGCTGACCATCTGGGCTTCTGGAGGGGTGCCCTTCATCCACCTCTGGTGCATGCGGGGCTCTCCGTTTGAGGCCAACTCCCCTCTTGCACTTTTCCAGCAGGTGGGGGTGCTCTCTGTTAAAGGTGGGGTTGTAGTAGTAgagtatctaaaaaaaaaaaagcaaaggagaagagtTAGTTGCCACCTTCCCAAGGCTGGAAAACCCCCAGCTCAAGAACTAAGACTTTGAGTTTCAGAAGACAAGCCTGGATACTGAAAAGGCCTCGGAGGGCTGTTTGAAAACTAAAGCTTAGGCTAAAACGTTACGTGATGGTTCTCTTCAGTCATCGCCACCCCTGGGTTTTTGCCACCGGGGAGCAGAGCAAtgcaggattttcaaaagcataagAACTAGTATCGAAAGCCAAATACCACTAGTTTTCAGCAACTGCAGTGTGGATATGAGCAGGCAGGTAATACTATGGTCCTTAGATGTATCTTCTTGGCATTCAGCAGGTGCCACAGGAAGGTTTCGGATTTGGTACAGCAAAACACATAGCAAATATGTTAAAAGAAATCAGGTTATGCTGAGTCTGTCATTCCATTTAACGGGTTCAAACTCAGTGGATATAACCCAACTGTATTTTATCTGCGCTTCTACGAGCCAGAAAGACTAACTCCAACCCTCCTGAAAATGACtcaagaaggaaattaaaaacagactGCTTGCTACCAACCCCATCACCTCTATTGCGAGGCCTTATTTGATGTGAAGGTCCTTCTCTTCCCCAAGACTATTGTGAGTGTTAGTTGATGTGCAGAGTAATTGCTGTACCTGGCTGTGAGCAGAAGCTGCGTTGTCTTCTGCCAGGAATTCAGGCAGGAAAGTAGATCTTTGGAAATCCTGTTGCACTTTGGTGAATCCATAGAAGTTCAGCTGTCGAAGGAAGCTCTTCATCTTCTGCGTGGCAAAAACCCGCAGAGGtcttcccctgcccagcacctcctCTTTGAAGAGTTCTTCATTGATGGCCACGTATTTTCCACCCTCACTCCACCAAATGGACCGAAACTGGTCACTTTGCACTATTTTCCAAAGCTTCTCCGGAAAGGAGAGGGATGAGAATTGATTGGCTTTGCCCGCTCCCTTGGTGGAAACAGGAGGGACTCGTTTGGCCTCGTGTCCATCACTGCCAGGTTGGACATCCCGCTCCTCCTTTATCGCTCGTCCGGCAGTGTCACAGGGTTCTCTTTCCCCCTGTCCTGGAGGGCCAGGAGAAGTCATGTCTGGCAGCTGGCCCAGCTCGTCCGGAGCAGAGAGGAATGGTGTTTCTGTGGCAGGCAGCTCCCTTTTCACCTCTTTTGTCCCAGCGGGACTGAAGTTTCCCTCGCTGGCCATCGCCCTGGACAGCCAGGCCTTCTCCTGCCAGTCAGCAAGCAAAGGCCACCCGGCGCTGGCTGACTGTGAGTGCCGATGGGTGCCCTGGCAGAAGGGAGCAGCCAGAGGAGAAATTGCTGAGGAGCACTTGTTGCTTTTCACTCCCAGAGCCACCGGTGATAGGACTCCAGAGCCCAGAAGTCAATAAAGCTGTGTTGAAGGGCTGTAGGCAGTGAGAGGACCGTGCTGTGTGCGGTTGCGTCCAGGAGTGGGTCCGCAGGGAGGAGCGGGGAGGGCTGCAGCCTTGGGCATCCCAGTGCCCCATTTGGGAAGCCTTCCAGCTGGGCACCTCTGACAGCTGCAGAAATGTCCTTATGTGGCGGTCTTTGTTGTCTTGTCACTGGATGGTGACTGTAAGGAAACATCATCCCAGCTGTCAAAGCCGCCTGAAGTTTGCATTCGCCTAGACACCAAGAGCAGCGGCAAGTGTGTAGCCTCTGCCAGGCATGGGAGGAGGCAGCCCAAGACACAGGGAAAGccttggggaagaggaggaggattcCTCCAGTCCTTCACTTTGTCTAGTGGCATTGCAATACAGAGCCAGAGCAGGACGACGGTTCTTTCTGAAgagtggaaagaaagaaggaagggagactGCTCGGGAGGGACTTGCTATTTCTCTCCTGGGGACAGGgtggctcctgcctgctccctgggcTAGTGCAATGCAGAAGCACTAAGTGTAACAGGTAGGAGATCTCGTATAGGTGACAAACTTGCATCAGGTTTGGCAACAAAACCCTATGACGATGAAAACATTGCCAAACATCCATTTTCAAGATGGTCTCTCCAGAGCAGAAATGTCCTGGTTAGAATAACTTGGGGTTGTGAGCCCCCCCAGCACTTTTATGGAGTCCAGCGACAACCAGTATTTGATTTCTGCAGAGTTACTACAGCTTACTCgttcatttctttttattacatgAATAAGGATCTCAGAAGGTACCAACGGAGACATGATTAGACCTTTGGATTCTGCAGTCATGGCTTTCAGAAACATGTACTGGGTTATTACCaagttgttttggggttgtgtggtggtgttttagTAGTGGGGGAgtgggttacaggggtggctcctgtgagaaactgccagaagcttctccagctccaagtcggacccgtctctggcccaggccgacccaatcagcgatggtggtagtgcctctgggagaacagatttaagagggggaacctgTAGTGAGTAGGGATTGGAATGcaagaggaacccctctgcagatactgaggtcagtgaagaaggagggggaggaggtgcgccggaggaggttgatgcccccgcagcccgtgaggaggtggcaggctgtcccccccagcccatggaggggagtgggggagcagatgcccacctgcagcccggggagagaggagcccacaccagagcagggggatgcccccagaGATGGTcttgactccatgggaaagcccgcgctggagcaggctgtgcctgaaggcctgcagcccatggaagggacccacactggagcagtttgtgaagaactgcagcctgtgggaaggactcatgctggagaagttcatggaggaccgtctcccgtgggaggggccccacgctggagcaggggaagagttgaggagtcctccccctgaggaggaag is from Harpia harpyja isolate bHarHar1 chromosome Z, bHarHar1 primary haplotype, whole genome shotgun sequence and encodes:
- the LOC128136302 gene encoding heat shock transcription factor, Y-linked-like, whose translation is MASEGNFSPAGTKEVKRELPATETPFLSAPDELGQLPDMTSPGPPGQGEREPCDTAGRAIKEERDVQPGSDGHEAKRVPPVSTKGAGKANQFSSLSFPEKLWKIVQSDQFRSIWWSEGGKYVAINEELFKEEVLGRGRPLRVFATQKMKSFLRQLNFYGFTKVQQDFQRSTFLPEFLAEDNAASAHSQVQQLLCTSTNTHNSLGEEKDLHIK